AATCCCTGACCGTGCAACGTGATTCCGGCGCCATAGCTCAGCCAGCGACTGGCCGGGTCGAACGGGCCGAGCACCGGAACCCACGTGCCCGACGCCTGGCAGACGAGGAAGTCACCCACGTCGGGCAGCCGGGTCATCACGTCCGCGAAGTCCGCCGGGCATGACGCGCCCGCCTGTGGCACCGGAGCGTCCGCTCGTGCGGTCGCCACACCGAACGACAACGCGGCCGTGGCGGCCAGCAGCACGCCGCAACGCCGCACGATCAGCCGTATAGCTCGTCGATGTTGTCGTGGAAGTTCTCCACGACAGCCTTGCGCTTGAGCTTCAGGCTCGGCGTCAAATCGCCCGCCTCGACCGTCAATTCGCGATCAATAATGTCGAAGCGCTTGACCTGCTCCCACCGGTTCAGGTGCTTGTTGAGGGTCTCGACGTATCCCTCGACCATCTCCCTGGTCTTCTGGTCACGGGCGACTTCCTCGAAGGACTTGCCCTCCATACCGTTGCGATCCGCCCACTCCCTGATGGCCTCCGCATCGAGGCTGACCAGTGCGACGCAGTACGGCTTGCCCTCGCCGTAGATGATGATCTCGCTGGCGAACGGACAGATACCCTTGAACGCCGCCGAAATCGCCGAGGGCGCAACATATTTGCCCTGTGACGTCTTGAACATGTCCTTCTTGCGGTCGGTGATCCGCAGATAGCCCTCGGCGTCGAGTTCACCGATGTCCCCGGTGTGGAACCAGCCGTCGGGTTCGATGGCCTCCGCGGTCGCCTCGGGCAGGTCGTGGTAGCCGCTCATCACACCCGGCCCCTTGAGCAACACCTCACCGTCGGCAGCGATCTTGACGTCGGTGTACGGCAACGTCCAGCCCACCGTCCCAAACCGATAGGCATGCAGGCGATTCAGCGATGACGCCGCGGATGTCTCGGTCAGCCCGTAGCCCTCCAGGACGATGGCCCCGACGGCGTCGAACCACTGCGCGATGTCGCGGTCCAGCGCGGCCGACCCGGAGATGAAGAACCGCAGGCGGCCACCAAACCGCTGCCGGATCGTGTTGAACACCAGCTTGTCGGCGAGTTTGTGTTGCAACGCCAGCAACGGCCCGACCCGGTGGCCGGCTTGCCGGGCGCGCGAAACCTGCAGGCCCACGTCGGTGGCCCAGTCGAAGAGCCGCTTCTTGACGCCGCCCTCTTCGACCATCGTCTCTGTGATCCGGCCGTGCACTTTCTCGAAGATCCGCGGCACTGCACCCATGAACGTCGGCTTGATGATCGCCAGGTTTTCGACGATCTTGTCCACCCGGCCGTCGATGACGGTGGGGAAACCCATCAGCAGCGGCATGGCCAGCATCACCTTGCCGAACGAGTGCGCCAGCGGCAGCCACAGATAGTTGAGGTCTTTGTCGGACAACACCTGCAGCGAATCCAGTGCTGCGGCGGTGTAGGTCCACGCCTCGTGGTGCAGGCGCACACCCTTCGGCTTGCCGGTGGTGCCGGAGGTGTAGATCAGGGTGGCCAGCTGCTCGGGCGGGATCGCGTCGATGCGTTCGGTCACCGCGGTGGGGTTGTCAGCCAGCAGTTGCTTGCCCAGTTGCTCGAGATCGTCGAGGGTGATCACCCAGTCGTCGTCACTCGTCCCGTCGATCATCACCACCTTCTCGACGGCGGGCAGGTCGGCACGGTTGGCGGTCAGCTTGTCCACCTGAGACTGGTTCTCCGCCACGACAACGCGACTACCGGAGTTGGCGACGATGAACGCGGTGTCCTCGGCGTTGGTACTCGGGTAGACCGTCGTCGTGGCCGCGCCCGCGGACAGGATGCCGAAGTCGACGACCACCCACTCGTAGCGAGTTCCCGCCGCCAGCGCCACCCGGTCCTCGGGGTTGATGCCCAGGGCGATCAGCCCGGCGGCGATCAGCT
This is a stretch of genomic DNA from Mycobacterium sp. ELW1. It encodes these proteins:
- a CDS encoding long-chain fatty acid--CoA ligase gives rise to the protein MAGPRKSDERPDVSKIDNRAPSVPRMFLDRVAATPNAEAFRYPDQDGWTSVTWAQVGERVELIAAGLIALGINPEDRVALAAGTRYEWVVVDFGILSAGAATTTVYPSTNAEDTAFIVANSGSRVVVAENQSQVDKLTANRADLPAVEKVVMIDGTSDDDWVITLDDLEQLGKQLLADNPTAVTERIDAIPPEQLATLIYTSGTTGKPKGVRLHHEAWTYTAAALDSLQVLSDKDLNYLWLPLAHSFGKVMLAMPLLMGFPTVIDGRVDKIVENLAIIKPTFMGAVPRIFEKVHGRITETMVEEGGVKKRLFDWATDVGLQVSRARQAGHRVGPLLALQHKLADKLVFNTIRQRFGGRLRFFISGSAALDRDIAQWFDAVGAIVLEGYGLTETSAASSLNRLHAYRFGTVGWTLPYTDVKIAADGEVLLKGPGVMSGYHDLPEATAEAIEPDGWFHTGDIGELDAEGYLRITDRKKDMFKTSQGKYVAPSAISAAFKGICPFASEIIIYGEGKPYCVALVSLDAEAIREWADRNGMEGKSFEEVARDQKTREMVEGYVETLNKHLNRWEQVKRFDIIDRELTVEAGDLTPSLKLKRKAVVENFHDNIDELYG